One region of Pogona vitticeps strain Pit_001003342236 chromosome 1, PviZW2.1, whole genome shotgun sequence genomic DNA includes:
- the LOC110083921 gene encoding sulfotransferase 6B1 produces the protein MCNILVTQNYNLSLLKGLGRRKDSQPEETMAKERSKLLEEINKIFADNQDSKNEELMFTYRGVLYPSRLCSAKTFEALEGMEARKEDMLVATYPKCGTNWALQILNDILAAHYEDFQMPLTIPMLEFGAPEKFQQIKDQPSPRIFSTHLHYDNIPKSFIENKVKILVIFRNPKDAAVSYYHFYNKHPLLPTSSSWDDFFQKFMSGEVGWKSYFDHALVWDKHMDEVNVKIMTFEELKENLHEGVKQIADFYDFPLPEEKIQSIAEKATFQTMKSEAPQKIGAFAPVVFRKGVVGDWKTLFTEAQSQEMDAKFEECLAGTKLGTKLKYDKYCKF, from the exons ATGTGCAATATTTTAGTCACACAGAACTACAATCTGTCCCTTTTAAAGGGGCTTGGGAGAAGAAAAGACAGCCAGCCAGAGGAAACCATGGCTAAGGAAAGGAGTAAACTTTTGGAGGAAATAAACAAGATTTTTGCTGACAATCAAGACAGCAAGAATGAAGAGCTGATGTTTACTTACAGAGGTGTCCTGTATCCGAGCCGCCTCTGCAGTGCCAAAACCTTTGAAGCTCTGGAAGGCATGGAGGCGAGGAAGGAGGACATGCTGGTAGCAACTTACCCAAAGTGTG GTACCAACTGGGCACTACAGATTTTAAATGACATCTTAGCTGCACACTATGAGGACTTTCAAATGCCACTGACTATCCCAATGCTAGAGTTTGGCGCTCCAGAAAAATTTCAG CAAATTAAAGACCAGCCTTCTCCACGGATTTTTTCAACTCATCTCCATTATGATAACATCCCCAAATCTTTTATTGAGAATAAGGTGAAG ATTCTGGTGATATTTCGAAATCCCAAAGATGCCGCTGTATCCTACTACCATTTTTACAACAAACATCCTTTGCTTCCAACTTCCAGCTCCTGGGATGACTTCTTTCAAAAATTCATGAGTGGTGAAG TTGGTTGGAAATCTTACTTTGACCATGCTCTTGTTTGGGACAAACATATGGATGAAGTCAATGTCAAGATCATGACATTTGAAGAGCTGAAAGAA AATCTTCATGAAGGAGTCAAACAAATTGCTGATTTTTATGACTTTcctctgcctgaagagaagatcCAGTCTATTGCAGAAAAAGCTACCTTCCAAACAATGAAAAGTGAAGCCCCTCAAAAAATTGGTGCATTTGCTCCCGTCGTTTTCAGGAAAG GTGTAGTGGGTGACTGGAAGACTTTGTTCACTGAAGCTCAGAGCCAAGAAATGGATGCAAAATTTGAAGAGTGTTTAGCAGGAACAAAATTGGGTACAAAGTTAAAGTATGATAAATATTGCAAGTTTTAA